The window GTAAGTTGTTGTTTTACCCTTATAAGGCTTGGAATAATCTCAAAATCAATTATTTCAAAAAACCGGCTTAATTCTACCATTACACTTATGGCCGGACGCAATTCTCCGGCTTTCAGGCTGCATAGATCCTCGGCAAAGCATGCCGGCAGCATCGGTATTTTCCTGTCGAGCATGTAAATTGAGCTTCCGCGAGCAACGGCTTCCTGGTCAATAATATCCCCTTTTTTGATAAAGTGGCCCACATCGGATATATGAATACCAAGTCTGTAGTGATCACCGATCTCCTCAATGCTTAAGGCATCATCAAAATCCGTGGTCAACTGCCCGTCTATCGTAATAACAGGAAGCATGGTCAGATCCTCTCGACCACCATATATGAAAATGTCACTCAATGAACCTGCCATTTCCGCCGCTTTTTTCATTACCTCCTCAGGAAAGGCGGTCGGGATTTTATATCTGTACAGATCAATGTTTTCATTTTTATCCCATACACCCAGCTTTACTAAAAGCTGAAAAACAGCTTCACCATCTCTTATGCCGGCCTTTTCAAGCATTGCTTTACCAAGAGCATAATCTGTGCTTTCCTTTTCAAACAGATAAAAGGACTCTAATATCTTTACATATTCTAAGGACAGAGAATCAGGTGAAAAAGAGCCTTTATCTGCATTGACCATTTTATTAAGCCATGCCCCGCCCTCCTCTATTATCCGATCTTTTCGAGCCTCCTCTCTTCTATTGGCAGCAATCTGCTCAACCTGGTTTTCTGAATTCGGAAAAAAGCGATCAAGGTCGAACTTAAAATAAAGCCTGTCGTTAAAAAATGCCCTGACAACCGCTGCCTCGTGATCACCGTCAGGGCTATTCGGAAAACACAGTTCGGTCATAGTGGCCAGATCGATCCATTCCTGTTCTGAATGTAATATATCCCATAACTCCCCGATATTTACACTGCCGATCAGATGTTTGCGCTTGTTTGCCGCTGCCTTTAAAGCTTCAACCAGCTCATATCTGCTTGATGAAAGATCCATGCATGTGCTGGATTTATGTGAAACACGGCCTGTGGAAAGTTTTACTTCCCGGTCTTTTTCTGTAAGAAGCCGCAATTTCGTATTTTTGACTTCCATAACAACCGCGCATATTATTTTCTGGCGGTCGATATATTCAATAATATTTCCTGGTTTCATATTTAAAATCATAACAACCGGCTTCTTTAAAGTCAATGTGTGGATGCCATTAAGTTGTTTGACCATGGGCTGATTCTTTAGTTAAAAAACAAACACCCAATACCGAACATTCCACAGATATTTTTGAAAGATGAACGTCCAACATCGAACATTGAACGTCGAATAATGATGTCGCTTCGCTCTTCAAATTATTTTTAAATTGAATAAAAAAACAAAGGCCGAACATTGAATGACTATTTCTGTTTCTTTTCAGATGTTCATCTTTTTCCATTCGATGTTGGACGTTCGATGTTGGACGTTCATTTTTTTCAGTCCTTTTTCGCCAGATATCTGCCCCCTATACAATAGGCTGACACCACTTCCAGGCATTGAATAAGTTCCGGCACAGATATACTCTGATTAAACCCGCCAAGATGTGGGCCGGTCTGGATGGTAATATCTGCGGCATCTTTATTAAAAGCTTCTATCTCTTCTTTTGAGCAGCCTCTTGCGGCCAGAAAATCTATAAACTCCTTTTCCGTCATTTCTATTTGATCAGCCACTCTCAGAATTTCCTCCATATGATGATCAACCCCCATCTCTTCAATTATACGGGGACTGAGCTGTTCAATGTTAAAAGGGATATCACCGCAGAAATTTTCTTTTACAAATCCATTATAATACTCATGAAAAATGCTCTGAAGAAGTTCCTGCAAAAAGGGTTTATCAAAAAGATATCGGACATCCACAGGTTTTCCATGCTTGTCGAATCCAACCTTGTCAGCCTCAAAGTTACGGAAGTAGCTGCCGGTTACCAGCACCAGGCTTAATATCTGTCTGCCGATGTGCCTGTAAAGCTCCCGGCTCGATCCCTGATATGAGATAAGATGTTCAAAATCTCTTATGCCGGTTATTCCGAAATTTGGGTGCCGGCATGAATACAGCCACCTGTCAAGTCTGCCGCCATGGTGCCATTCATAGACACCCTGATCCGCTCTTCTGTTGCGCTGCACACGATTATGGAAAAGAGGAATAGGGGCGGAATGAACAATGCCCAAAGAGGTTAATTTCCCCAACAGCTTGGAATTTCTTAATATTACCTCTCTGAATTTGTCCTTGGTCAGTTGTCTTGCTTTTCTATGGTCGTTCGGATAGCTGAAATAGTCCTTATGAGCTATATAAGCTATAGCACAATTGTGTTTTGGATTAATATACGATCCCTCCGGAGGCCTGACCGGCAGGTTTTTAAGCCTGAACAGATAGCTTCCGTTAATCTGAAGAGGCTGAGGAATCTTAAATCCAACGGGTAAGGAATAGCCATAAGAAGACAGATAATGCATCCATTCCGCCTCTTTTTTTATTAATTTCACCCCGCTTTCGGTTGCAGCCGATTTTACAACAAGTATTTTGGAGCTATTATTTATTGGTGCGACCATACTCCTGCCAAGAATTACCGGGCTATTACAGGCGGCAATATTGTTAAGCTTTAATATGTCATCCCACCTTGCATATGGTATCTTTTCAGAACAATACTCAGGCATACCGGGGCCGCAAATTTGAAGGGGAAGTGATCCCATGGCTTCGGTAGCAGCCCTTTGCTGCATGCCGGAGCCTGTATTAACAATCTGTTTCAGGGAAGAAATGCTTTTTTCTGACAGGGACTCGTCAGCAGAAAGAACCAGAATAGAGGCCAGTGCATCAGCAGCCTCTTTATAGAGAAAAAATGATTGTGTCTGGAAGGTGTGCTTTGGATCTTCAAGAACATTTTTCAGCGCCGAGATTGTTTCCGGCCGGATAATTTCCGGATTTGCCCGGACAAGCTGATGCAGATCCTGAACAATCATAAATGCAGCGCTAAAATCCAGGTGTTCGTTTTTGAGCGCATTTTCCAAATTGCTTTGTTCTCTTTCCAGATTCCGATAATACATCTTAAGCTCAAATAATAACGACCAAATCCAAATAATTTTAACGGCTCATTTAGTCTCTTGGCAATAAATTTCTTTGCGTACTCTGCGGTGAATATAAAAACTCTGCAAAATAAACATAACCTGATTTTATTTATGCGTAAAGTAGAATGTGCATGATTTTAGCAGCTCTTTACAGGGGACAGGGTTTTAACGATCCTTGCATTTTATAATCAGTGTAGTATGTTAAAAACTTGGGGATCATATATTATAATGTATAAAGTTTTATAATAAACTCAATTTACGAAACGGTTACGAATATGTATACAAAATTACAGGATTTTCAGAAACTATCTACCTGGCAATTGATCTTGCTTGCCAACGAGGAAAGAAAACGCCTGGCAGGAGGAAAGATTGAGCTGTGCAGTATCACCAATGCCAAATCAGGACGTTGTGGTGAGGATTGCAGATTTTGCGCGCAATCAATTCATTATAACACAAAAATTTCTGTATACCCGTTAAAGAGCAAAGATGAATTGCTGGCCCAGGCGAAAAGGGCAAAAGAGATCGGGGCAAAGAGATTTTCTATTGTTACCAGCGGAAAGGGGCCTGACCGGCAAGAGGTTGAAAAAATCGCTGAAGTGATAAACATAATAAAGGAAAAAATCGGAATATCCCCTTGCGCCTCTTTAGGCATACTTGACACAAAATCTCTTGTCCTTCTAAAAGATGCCGGACTTAACCGGTATCATCACAACATTGAGACATCTCGACGGTTCTATCCCAATATTGTCACTACCCATACATTTGACGACAGAATCAGGACGATAAGGGCGGCCCAGGAGGCCGGCCTTGAAGTATGCAGCGGCGGGATTATAGGGCTGGGCGAAAGCGAAGAAGACCGGGTTGATATGGCTCTGACGCTGAGAGATCTTAATGTAAATTCGATTCCGATCAATATACTTGTTCCTTTGAAAGGAACGCCGCTTGAAGGAACAGAAAACATTTCAGCAGCAGAAGTTCTGAGAACCATCGCGATATTTCGCTTAATCACAGGCAACATGACAATAAGGATAGCG of the Anaerolineae bacterium genome contains:
- a CDS encoding RNB domain-containing ribonuclease, whose protein sequence is MKPGNIIEYIDRQKIICAVVMEVKNTKLRLLTEKDREVKLSTGRVSHKSSTCMDLSSSRYELVEALKAAANKRKHLIGSVNIGELWDILHSEQEWIDLATMTELCFPNSPDGDHEAAVVRAFFNDRLYFKFDLDRFFPNSENQVEQIAANRREEARKDRIIEEGGAWLNKMVNADKGSFSPDSLSLEYVKILESFYLFEKESTDYALGKAMLEKAGIRDGEAVFQLLVKLGVWDKNENIDLYRYKIPTAFPEEVMKKAAEMAGSLSDIFIYGGREDLTMLPVITIDGQLTTDFDDALSIEEIGDHYRLGIHISDVGHFIKKGDIIDQEAVARGSSIYMLDRKIPMLPACFAEDLCSLKAGELRPAISVMVELSRFFEIIDFEIIPSLIRVKQQLTYYDVNMIAEDDREIGILYDIAKNFREFRFGRGALQITLPEINLWTNGAGELTIKRVQRESPGRMLVAEIMIMANWLMARFLAKQNAPAIFRSQPEPRGRLYKGNDGTLFQNWMQRKLLSRYVLGREPEHHSGLGLEAYVTATSPIRKYYDLVTQRQIRAILGLEEPYSIEEIERIIQLLEQPVSCVLKIQNSRHRYWLLKYLEKRINQKEEALVLFKRKNSYQALIKEYMIECELPVSSGIDLKPEDLIQVRLQHVNARKDVLSVYMG
- a CDS encoding SidJ-related pseudokinase, with amino-acid sequence MYYRNLEREQSNLENALKNEHLDFSAAFMIVQDLHQLVRANPEIIRPETISALKNVLEDPKHTFQTQSFFLYKEAADALASILVLSADESLSEKSISSLKQIVNTGSGMQQRAATEAMGSLPLQICGPGMPEYCSEKIPYARWDDILKLNNIAACNSPVILGRSMVAPINNSSKILVVKSAATESGVKLIKKEAEWMHYLSSYGYSLPVGFKIPQPLQINGSYLFRLKNLPVRPPEGSYINPKHNCAIAYIAHKDYFSYPNDHRKARQLTKDKFREVILRNSKLLGKLTSLGIVHSAPIPLFHNRVQRNRRADQGVYEWHHGGRLDRWLYSCRHPNFGITGIRDFEHLISYQGSSRELYRHIGRQILSLVLVTGSYFRNFEADKVGFDKHGKPVDVRYLFDKPFLQELLQSIFHEYYNGFVKENFCGDIPFNIEQLSPRIIEEMGVDHHMEEILRVADQIEMTEKEFIDFLAARGCSKEEIEAFNKDAADITIQTGPHLGGFNQSISVPELIQCLEVVSAYCIGGRYLAKKD
- the bioB gene encoding biotin synthase BioB; its protein translation is MYTKLQDFQKLSTWQLILLANEERKRLAGGKIELCSITNAKSGRCGEDCRFCAQSIHYNTKISVYPLKSKDELLAQAKRAKEIGAKRFSIVTSGKGPDRQEVEKIAEVINIIKEKIGISPCASLGILDTKSLVLLKDAGLNRYHHNIETSRRFYPNIVTTHTFDDRIRTIRAAQEAGLEVCSGGIIGLGESEEDRVDMALTLRDLNVNSIPINILVPLKGTPLEGTENISAAEVLRTIAIFRLITGNMTIRIAAGRESVLKDFQGLAFIAGANGMMIGGYLTVKGRSPEEDLAMISEIRKLWNG